DNA from Actinoplanes sp. SE50/110:
CGGCGGGCGATCCACCCGTCCACGAAGTCGGTCGCCGAGGCCACGCAGAAGGCCAGGCACGCGCCGACCCGCCAGTCGTGGTCGGTCATCCGGGAGGCGACCACCAGGGCCAGGAAGACCGGAACGAGGATGAGCCGGACCACGGTCAGCGCGTTCGCCGCGTTGTAGAGCGACACCACGCGGGGTGCGGCCACCGGAACCGGCTCGTCGGTCACCGGTCGGCCTGCGCGGCGGAGATCATCTCGGTGGGCACGGCGATCAGGTCGACCCCCTCGGTGCCGGTGACCCGGGCACGCACCAGGTCGCCGGGGCGCAGCGCGGCCAGGTCGACCCCCTGGTCGCCGGCGACCAGCGTGGTGGAGCCGTCCACCTCGGGGGCCTGGTGCTCGGCCCGGCCCTCGATCTCGCCGTCGTCGATCGTGTCGACGAGCACCTCGACGATGCTGCCGAGCCGGTCCTCGGCGCGCTGGGCGCAGAGCTCCTCGGCGAGCGCCACCACCCGGTCGTACCGCCGCTTGACGGTCTCCGGGCGGACCTTGCCGGGCAGGCCGGCGGCCTCGGTGCCGTCCTCGTCGCTGTAGTCGAAGATGCCGATCGCGTCGAGGCGCGCCTCGGTCAGGAAGCGGACCAGCTCGTCCACGTCCTGCCGGGTCTCGCCGGGGAAGCCGACGATGAAGTTGCTCCGGGCACCGGCCTCCGGGGCCAGCCGGCGCGCCGAGTCGAGCAGCTCCAGGAAGCGCTCGGTGGAGCCGAACCGGCGCATCCGGCGCAGCACCGGCTCGCTGGAGTGCTGGAAGGACAGGTCGTAGTAGGCCGCGACGCCGGGCGTGCCGGCGATCGCCTCGACCAGGCCGGGGCGGGTCTCGGCGGGCTGCAGATAGCTCGCCCGGACCCGGACGATGCCGTCGACCGCGGCCAGCTGCGGGAGCAGTTTCTCCAGCAGGCGCGGGTCGCCCAGATCCTTGCCGTACGACGTGGAGTTCTCGCTCACCAGGACGAGCTCGCGAACGCCGGTCCGGGCCAGCCACTCGGCCTCGGCGAGCAGCTCCTGCGGGTCGCGGGAGACGAACGCGCCACGGAACGCCGGGATCGCGCAGAACGCGCAGCGCCGGTCGCAGCCGCTGGCCAGTTTGAGCGAGGCGACCGGGCTGTTGTCGAGCCGGCGGCGCAGCACCTTGCGCAGGTGGGCCGGGGTGTGCTCGTCGACGGTCGCGTGGCCGGGGACGACCACCTTGGCCGCGTGCCGCTGCACCGGGGTGATCGGCAGCAGCTCGCGGCGGTCCCGCGGGGTGTGCGCGTCGAATTTCTCGCCGGCCAGCACCCCGTTCAGCCGGGTGGCGATGTCGGTGTAGTCGTCGAAGCCGAGCACCGCGTCGGCCTCGGGCAGGTTCTCCGCGAGCTCCCGGCCGTACCGCTCGGCCATGCAGCCGGCGGCGACCACCTTGGCGCCGGTGTCGGCCGCGGCGAGCAGGGTGTCGATCGAGTCCTGTTTCGCCTTCTCCACGAAGCCGCAGGTGTTGACGAGCACCACGTCGGCTTTCGCCGCGTCGGTGCCGACCTCCCAGCCCTCGGCGTCGAGGCGGGCGGCGAGCTCTTCCGAGTCGACCTCGTTACGGGCACAGCCCAGGGTGAGGAGGGCGACACGGCGAGAAGGAGGAGGAGTTACAGACACCCGCCAAGGTTACCGGGCCGCCGGGGGATGGCCGTCCCCCGGACAGCCAAGCTCTAGCACCAAGTCACATTGACAATACGATGGTCGGGTGACGACTTCGGAGGACCTCGGCGATCTCGACGCGGTGACCAGCCTCGCCGACGGCGTGCGGCGGCAGGCGTACCGGACGGTGGCCGCGTCCCGCGCCCCGGTCGGACGCGACGAGGTGGCCGAGGCGCTCGGGGTCGGGCGCACGCTGGCCGCGTTCCACCTGGACAAGCTGGTGGCCGCCGGGCTGCTGGAGACGTCGTACGCGCGCCGGTCGGGCCGTACCGGGCCGGGCGCCGGACGGCCGGCGAAGCTGTACCGGGTGGCCACCGCCGAGCACGTGGTCAGCGTGCCGCCGCGTGCCTACCGCACGGCGGCCGAGCTGCTGGCCGAGGCACTGGAGGAGACCGGCGCCGAGGAGACGCTGAACCGGGTGGCCCGCCGTCACGGCGAGCGGGCCGCGGCGGCCGAGGGGGACGTGTTCGAGGTGCTGGCCGGGCACGGCTACGGCCCGGTGGCGGACGGCCCGGAGCGGATCGAGCTGCGGAACTGCCCGTTCCACCGGCTGGCCGAGCAGTTCCCCCCGGTGATCTGCGGGATGAACCTGGCCATGGTCGACGGCCTGCTGACCGGCGCCGGCCTGGACGCCGGGTGGCAGGCCCGGATGGACGCCGCCCCCGGCCGCTGCTGTGTCGCTCTGTGTAAAAAGCAAACTGATTGACTTTAGAACGGCGGGCTGGTGAGCTGGGACTCATGAGCGCCTTCCACCTGGCCCAGATCAACACCGCGCGGCTGCGCGCCCCGCTGGCCGACCCGTCGATGGCCGAGTTCGTCGCCGGCCTGACCCTGATGAACGAGCTGGCCGACCGCTCCCCCGGCTTCGTCTGGCGCCTGATCGGCGACGACGGCGACGGCACCATCGCCACCGACGCCGACCCCGGCCGGATCTACACCATGTCGGTCTGGGAGACCCCCGCGCATCTGCGGGCATACGCCTACCAGAGCGACCACCTGGACTATCTGCGCCGCCGCCGCGAGTGGTTCCACCCCCACGGCCCGGACGCCGCCCTGGTCCTCTGGTGGCTCCCGGCCGGCGATCTCCCCACCCTGCAGCAGGGCCTCGACCGCCTCGACCGCCTCCGCGCCGACGGCTCCACCCCGGAGGCCTTCACCTTCCGTGCCCCGTTCCCGGCCCCAGTTCTTTCAGAGACCACCCACGGACGGTAGGTTGCGGCGATTTGTCCTGGACGCGCCAGCGGCCAAAATCGCCGCAACCGGGAGCGGCGGGAGCGGCGATCAGTTATCGGCCGCAGCGTGCGACATGGATCTGCCGAAGTTGACTCTGCCGTCAGTCCACCTTGAGGGCGGCAAGCGATTCTTCCAGCTCGTCCGGTTTGATGAGTACATCCCGGGCCTTGGAGCCCTCCGACGGGCCCACGATTCCCCGGGTCTCCATCAGGTCCATCAGTCGGCCGGCCTTGGCGAACCCCACCCGCAGCTTGCGCTGCAGCATCGACGTCGACCCGAACTGGCTGGTCACCACCAGCTCGATCGCCTGGATCAACAGCTGGAGGTCGTCGCCGATCTCCTCGTCGATCTCCCGCTTCTTCGTCGGCGGCGCGTCGGTGACACCCTCCTGGAACTCCGGCTCGCGCTGGTCCTTGCAGAACTTGACGACCGCCGCGATCTCCTTCTCGTCCACCCAGGCGCCCTGGATGCGAGTCGGTTTGGAGGCGCCCATCGGCAGGAACAGGCCGTCGCCGCGACCCAGCAGTTTCTCCGCGCCAGGCTGGTCCAGGATGACCCGGGAGTCGGCCAGCGACGAGGTGGCGAAGGCCAGCCGGGACGGCACATTCGCCTTGATCAGGCCGGTGACCACGTCGACCGACGGCCGCTGGGTGGCCAGCACCAGGTGGATGCCGGCGGCCCGGGCCAGCTGGGTGATCCGGACGACCGAGTCCTCGACGTCGCGCGGGGCGACCATCATCAGGTCGGCCAGCTCGTCGACGATCACCAGGAGGTACGGGTACGGCTTGATCACCCGCTCGCTGCCGGGCGGCGCGGTGATCTCGCCGTTGCGGACCTTGCGGTTGAAGTCGTCGATGTGCCGGACCCCGTTGGCGGCCAGGTCGTCGTAGCGCATGTCCATCTCGCGGACCACCCACTCCAGGGCGTCCGCGGCCTTCTTCGGGTTGGTGACGATCGGCGTGACGAGGTGCGGGATCCCCTCGTACGCCGTCATCTCCACCCGTTTCGGGTCGACCAGCAGCAGCCGCACCTGATCCGGGGTGGCCCGGGTGAGCAGCGACACCAGCAGCGAGTTGAGGCAGCTGGACTTGCCGGCACCGGTCGCGCCGGCGATCAGGATGTGCGGCATCTTGGCCAGGTTCGCGGTGACGAAGCCGCCCTCGATGTCCTTGCCGAGGGCGACCACCATCGGGTGGTGGTCGCGCTGGGCCAGCGGGGAGCGCAGCACGTCGCCGAGCGACACGTTCTCCGGGTCGGTGTTCGGGATCTCCACACCGACCGCGCTCTTGCCCGGGATCGGCGAGAGGATCCGCACGTCGGGCGATTTCACCGCGTACGCGATGTTGCGCGACAGCTGGGTGATCCGCTCCACCTTGGTGCCCGGGCCGATCTCCACCTCGTAGCGGGTGACGGTCGGCCCACGGGTGAAGCCGGTGACCACCGCGTCCACGTTGAACTGTTCGAAGACGCCGGTGAGCGCCGCCATGATCTCGTCGTTGGCGCGGCTGCGGGCCTTCGCCGGGGCGCCCTCGGCGAGCAGGCTGACCGGCGGCCGCTGGTAGTCGCCGCTGTCCACCGCGGAGATCTCCAGCTGCTCGACCTTGACCGGGGCCGGCGAGTGGTCGGGCGGTGGCGGCTTGCGGCGGGTGGCCGGCACCTTGGG
Protein-coding regions in this window:
- the rimO gene encoding 30S ribosomal protein S12 methylthiotransferase RimO, translating into MSVTPPPSRRVALLTLGCARNEVDSEELAARLDAEGWEVGTDAAKADVVLVNTCGFVEKAKQDSIDTLLAAADTGAKVVAAGCMAERYGRELAENLPEADAVLGFDDYTDIATRLNGVLAGEKFDAHTPRDRRELLPITPVQRHAAKVVVPGHATVDEHTPAHLRKVLRRRLDNSPVASLKLASGCDRRCAFCAIPAFRGAFVSRDPQELLAEAEWLARTGVRELVLVSENSTSYGKDLGDPRLLEKLLPQLAAVDGIVRVRASYLQPAETRPGLVEAIAGTPGVAAYYDLSFQHSSEPVLRRMRRFGSTERFLELLDSARRLAPEAGARSNFIVGFPGETRQDVDELVRFLTEARLDAIGIFDYSDEDGTEAAGLPGKVRPETVKRRYDRVVALAEELCAQRAEDRLGSIVEVLVDTIDDGEIEGRAEHQAPEVDGSTTLVAGDQGVDLAALRPGDLVRARVTGTEGVDLIAVPTEMISAAQADR
- a CDS encoding metalloregulator ArsR/SmtB family transcription factor, producing the protein MTTSEDLGDLDAVTSLADGVRRQAYRTVAASRAPVGRDEVAEALGVGRTLAAFHLDKLVAAGLLETSYARRSGRTGPGAGRPAKLYRVATAEHVVSVPPRAYRTAAELLAEALEETGAEETLNRVARRHGERAAAAEGDVFEVLAGHGYGPVADGPERIELRNCPFHRLAEQFPPVICGMNLAMVDGLLTGAGLDAGWQARMDAAPGRCCVALCKKQTD
- a CDS encoding DUF3291 domain-containing protein; amino-acid sequence: MSAFHLAQINTARLRAPLADPSMAEFVAGLTLMNELADRSPGFVWRLIGDDGDGTIATDADPGRIYTMSVWETPAHLRAYAYQSDHLDYLRRRREWFHPHGPDAALVLWWLPAGDLPTLQQGLDRLDRLRADGSTPEAFTFRAPFPAPVLSETTHGR
- a CDS encoding DNA translocase FtsK, translating into MAGRTPPASRGRAASTPRGAATSRARQPARQPAKKAAAPRKRTAATAKRAAPPPMVGPAVGRGISAVWMGLATSVGWVARGAGRNARNIGPEHRRDGAGLLLLGFSILTAVAVWGRGAGPVGQRLADAVHLFFGGLGVLLPLLFFYGAIRLMRQPADPEHRGRNPVGWSAIIIAIASLLYISGPKGDDVALTGNGGLLGYGVGSVLERAVSVWVAVPLLILLFVFGLLVITATPINRIPERFVLLGELVTGRNRPVLEDDVEDDPVAEDEEARPARARRRKPSPVVPLDEMLEPEEPDEDLILHDTVVLPKVPATRRKPPPPDHSPAPVKVEQLEISAVDSGDYQRPPVSLLAEGAPAKARSRANDEIMAALTGVFEQFNVDAVVTGFTRGPTVTRYEVEIGPGTKVERITQLSRNIAYAVKSPDVRILSPIPGKSAVGVEIPNTDPENVSLGDVLRSPLAQRDHHPMVVALGKDIEGGFVTANLAKMPHILIAGATGAGKSSCLNSLLVSLLTRATPDQVRLLLVDPKRVEMTAYEGIPHLVTPIVTNPKKAADALEWVVREMDMRYDDLAANGVRHIDDFNRKVRNGEITAPPGSERVIKPYPYLLVIVDELADLMMVAPRDVEDSVVRITQLARAAGIHLVLATQRPSVDVVTGLIKANVPSRLAFATSSLADSRVILDQPGAEKLLGRGDGLFLPMGASKPTRIQGAWVDEKEIAAVVKFCKDQREPEFQEGVTDAPPTKKREIDEEIGDDLQLLIQAIELVVTSQFGSTSMLQRKLRVGFAKAGRLMDLMETRGIVGPSEGSKARDVLIKPDELEESLAALKVD